The following coding sequences are from one Cygnus atratus isolate AKBS03 ecotype Queensland, Australia chromosome 15, CAtr_DNAZoo_HiC_assembly, whole genome shotgun sequence window:
- the METTL9 gene encoding protein-L-histidine N-pros-methyltransferase isoform X2, with protein MRLWLAWLCCYTLFLWALRRRMWSGPARYLRSPLSRSLYTNVMGSHGQPAPGARESHQWYVCNTEQLSESLQPIFVQSYLDQGTQIFLNNSIEKSGWLFIQLYHSFVSSIFSLFMSRTSINGLLGRGSMFVFSPEQFQRLLKINPEWKSHRLLDLGAGDGEVTKVMSPHFEEIYATELSETMIWQLQKKKYRVLGINEWQNTGFQYDVISCLNLLDRCDQPLTVLKDIRSVLEPTRGRVILALVLPFHPYVENVGGKWEKPSEVLEIKGHTWEEQVNSLPEVFSKAGFAIEAFTRLPYLCEGDMYNDYYVLDDAVFVLKPV; from the exons ATGAGACTGTGGCtggcctggctgtgctgctacACCCTGTTCCTGTGGGCgctgaggaggaggatgtgGTCTGGCCCTGCCAGGTACCTGAGGAGCCCTTTATCCAGGTCCCTGTACACCAACGTGATGGGCAGTCACGGCCAGCCCGCCCCGGGCGCCAGGGAGAGCCACCAG tgGTATGTCTGCAACACAGAGCAGTTGTCTGAATCCCTTCAGCCTATTTTTGTCCAGAGTTACCTTGACCAAGGAACACAGATCTTCTTAAACAACAGCATTGAAAAATCAGGCTGGCTGTTTATCCAGCTCTATCACTCTTTTGTGTCCTCAATTTTTAGCCTCTTTATGTCTAGAACATCTATCAATGG gctgctgggaaggggctCAATGTTTGTGTTTTCCCCAGAACAATTTCAAAGActgcttaaaataaatccagaatgGAAATCCCACAGACTTCTCGATTtaggggctggggatggagaggtTACTAAAGTCATGAGTCCTCACTTTGAAGAAATCTATGCCACAGAGTTGTCTGAAACTATGATATGGCAgcttcagaagaagaaatacag GGTGCTTGGTATAAATGAATGGCAGAACACAGGATTTCAGTATGATGTTATCAGCTGTTTGAATTTGCTGGATCGTTGTGATCAGCCACTGACTGTATTAAAAGATATTAGGAGTGTACTGGAGCCAACTAGAGGCAGAGTCATTCTAGCATTAGTTCTGCCATTTCACCCATATGTGGAAAATG tagGTGGCAAGTGGGAAAAGCCCTCAGAAGTTTTGGAAATCAAAGGGCATACTTGGGAAGAACAGGTTAATAGCCTGCCAGAAGTTTTCAGTAAAGCTGGTTTTGCCATAGAGGCTTTCACGAGACTGCCATACCTATGTGAAGGTGATATGTATAATGACTACTATGTACTAGATGATGCTGTCTTTGTCCTGAAGCCAGTGTAA
- the METTL9 gene encoding protein-L-histidine N-pros-methyltransferase isoform X1 yields MRLWLAWLCCYTLFLWALRRRMWSGPARYLRSPLSRSLYTNVMGSHGQPAPGARESHQWYVCNTEQLSESLQPIFVQSYLDQGTQIFLNNSIEKSGWLFIQLYHSFVSSIFSLFMSRTSINGLLGRGSMFVFSPEQFQRLLKINPEWKSHRLLDLGAGDGEVTKVMSPHFEEIYATELSETMIWQLQKKKYRVLGINEWQNTGFQYDVISCLNLLDRCDQPLTVLKDIRSVLEPTRGRVILALVLPFHPYVENGGKWEKPSEVLEIKGHTWEEQVNSLPEVFSKAGFAIEAFTRLPYLCEGDMYNDYYVLDDAVFVLKPV; encoded by the exons ATGAGACTGTGGCtggcctggctgtgctgctacACCCTGTTCCTGTGGGCgctgaggaggaggatgtgGTCTGGCCCTGCCAGGTACCTGAGGAGCCCTTTATCCAGGTCCCTGTACACCAACGTGATGGGCAGTCACGGCCAGCCCGCCCCGGGCGCCAGGGAGAGCCACCAG tgGTATGTCTGCAACACAGAGCAGTTGTCTGAATCCCTTCAGCCTATTTTTGTCCAGAGTTACCTTGACCAAGGAACACAGATCTTCTTAAACAACAGCATTGAAAAATCAGGCTGGCTGTTTATCCAGCTCTATCACTCTTTTGTGTCCTCAATTTTTAGCCTCTTTATGTCTAGAACATCTATCAATGG gctgctgggaaggggctCAATGTTTGTGTTTTCCCCAGAACAATTTCAAAGActgcttaaaataaatccagaatgGAAATCCCACAGACTTCTCGATTtaggggctggggatggagaggtTACTAAAGTCATGAGTCCTCACTTTGAAGAAATCTATGCCACAGAGTTGTCTGAAACTATGATATGGCAgcttcagaagaagaaatacag GGTGCTTGGTATAAATGAATGGCAGAACACAGGATTTCAGTATGATGTTATCAGCTGTTTGAATTTGCTGGATCGTTGTGATCAGCCACTGACTGTATTAAAAGATATTAGGAGTGTACTGGAGCCAACTAGAGGCAGAGTCATTCTAGCATTAGTTCTGCCATTTCACCCATATGTGGAAAATG GTGGCAAGTGGGAAAAGCCCTCAGAAGTTTTGGAAATCAAAGGGCATACTTGGGAAGAACAGGTTAATAGCCTGCCAGAAGTTTTCAGTAAAGCTGGTTTTGCCATAGAGGCTTTCACGAGACTGCCATACCTATGTGAAGGTGATATGTATAATGACTACTATGTACTAGATGATGCTGTCTTTGTCCTGAAGCCAGTGTAA
- the IGSF6 gene encoding immunoglobulin superfamily member 6 encodes MASFNNFQKMLMLAFNWILYSAGAADTCQVTVRQPRYQEAEYSTQTVSLPCTFSASGCSLSKPQVLWFRFFTNKHEDLCTPKCTNDQKFKVQISENSIALQINDLTVNDSAVYFCGIAFSDSSSSHSKRTGDGTVLTKRERHSTEEFNCMIIISTLLLLYCTTVCAILIVYKLKPKLLSKSGNEDQRTENCKITSGRKIFQAIAQELQKQRYAEHSRQPDHLEDDTVYQNR; translated from the exons ATGGCATCTTTCAACAACTTCCAGAAAATGCTAATGCTGGCATTCAACTGGATTCTGTACAGTGCTG GTGCAGCAGATACATGCCAAGTCACTGTAAGACAACCCAGATATCAGGAAGCTGAATATTCCACCCAAACAGTGTCCCTACCGTGTACTTTCTCTGCCTCTGGATGCTCCCTGTCCAAGCCTCAAGTTCTATGGTTTCGGTTTTTTACTAACAAGCATGAGGATTTGTGCACTCCTAAATGCACAAATGATCAGAAGTTCAAAGtacaaatatcagaaaatagCATTGCACTTCAGATCAATGATCTGACTGTAAATGAcagtgctgtttatttttgtggaatAGCATTTTCAGATTCAAGTTCATCCCATTCTAAGCGAACAGGAGATGGAACCGTTCTAACAAAAAGAG AGAGGCATAGCACTGAAGAATTTAACTGCATGATCATCATCTCAACCTTACTACTTCTATACTGCACTACTGTATGCGCAATCCTTATAGTCTACAAG TTAAAACCAAAGCTGCTAAGTAAAAGTGGAAATGAAGACCAGAGAACAGAGAACTGT AAAATCACTAGCGGACGAAAAATTTTTCAAGCAATTGCCCAAGAACTTCAAAAGCAGAGGTACGCTGAGCACTCCCGACAGCCT GATCATCTGGAAGATGACACTGTTTACCAGAACAGATGA